Proteins encoded together in one Mycobacterium simiae window:
- a CDS encoding DUF1490 family protein has translation MAVYGLLAKAASAVVTGLVGVTAYEVVRKAVAKAPLHQTAVATAELGLRGTRKAETAAESARLKLADVMAEARERIGEEAPTPTVGEAHDHEH, from the coding sequence ATGGCGGTATATGGGCTCCTTGCGAAGGCGGCGAGCGCGGTTGTCACGGGTCTGGTCGGCGTGACGGCCTACGAGGTGGTACGCAAAGCCGTGGCCAAGGCGCCGCTGCACCAGACCGCGGTGGCGACCGCGGAGCTGGGTCTGCGCGGCACTCGCAAGGCGGAAACGGCCGCTGAGTCAGCGCGGCTCAAGCTCGCCGACGTGATGGCCGAGGCCCGCGAGCGCATCGGCGAAGAGGCGCCGACACCGACGGTCGGCGAAGCCCACGATCACGAGCACTGA
- a CDS encoding LCP family protein, whose translation MMPVQRVVRVVATVLAVAVVIGTGVAWNNVRAFEDGIFHMTAPSLGHGADDGAIDILLVGLDSRTDAHGNPLTAEELQTLRAGDEEATNTDTIILVRIPNNGKSATAISIPRDSYVTAPGLGKTKINGVYGQTREAKRANLVKAGDSAEDAAMQGTEAGREALIKTVADLTGVTVDHYAEIGLLGFALITDALGGVDVCLKDAVYEPLSGADFPAGPQRLDGAEALSFVRQRHELPRGDLDRVVRQQVVMASLAHRVISGQTLSSPATMKRLQAAVQRSVVLSQGWDVMDFVQQLQKLAGGNVAFATIPVLDGAGWSDDGMQSVVRVDPHQVQDWVAGLLHEQDQGKTEEIAYTPAKTTASVVNDTDINGLAAAVSDVLSSKGFSTGPVGNNDGGHVKASQVRANKPDDMGAQQISKELGGLPVVPDASLAPGSVRVVLANDYTGPGSGLSGSTTAPARVTDQSATDPNVPPPSPILTAGSDKPECIN comes from the coding sequence GTGATGCCTGTGCAACGTGTGGTTCGTGTTGTTGCCACTGTGCTAGCCGTCGCCGTCGTTATTGGCACCGGCGTGGCCTGGAACAACGTGCGGGCGTTCGAAGATGGCATCTTCCATATGACGGCACCCTCGTTGGGTCACGGCGCCGACGATGGCGCGATAGACATCCTGCTGGTCGGCCTCGATAGCCGCACCGACGCGCACGGCAACCCGTTGACGGCCGAGGAACTTCAGACACTGCGGGCGGGCGATGAGGAAGCCACCAACACCGACACCATCATCCTGGTCCGGATACCGAACAACGGGAAGTCGGCCACCGCGATCTCGATTCCGCGTGACTCCTACGTGACTGCCCCGGGCTTGGGCAAGACGAAAATCAACGGGGTCTACGGTCAGACCCGGGAGGCCAAGCGGGCCAACCTGGTCAAAGCCGGGGATTCGGCCGAGGACGCCGCCATGCAAGGGACCGAGGCCGGGCGTGAAGCATTGATCAAGACCGTCGCCGATCTCACCGGCGTCACGGTCGATCACTACGCCGAGATCGGGCTGCTCGGTTTCGCGTTGATCACCGACGCGCTCGGCGGCGTGGATGTGTGCCTCAAAGACGCGGTCTACGAGCCGCTTTCGGGTGCCGACTTCCCGGCCGGCCCGCAGCGCCTGGACGGGGCCGAGGCGCTGAGCTTCGTCCGTCAGCGCCACGAACTGCCGCGCGGCGACTTGGACCGGGTGGTGCGCCAGCAGGTCGTGATGGCTTCCCTGGCTCACCGCGTCATCTCCGGTCAGACCCTGTCCAGCCCGGCCACGATGAAGCGACTGCAAGCCGCGGTACAACGCTCGGTGGTGCTCTCGCAGGGCTGGGACGTCATGGATTTCGTCCAGCAGCTGCAGAAACTGGCCGGCGGCAACGTCGCATTCGCCACCATCCCGGTGCTCGACGGCGCCGGCTGGAGCGACGACGGCATGCAAAGCGTCGTCCGGGTCGACCCGCACCAGGTTCAGGACTGGGTGGCCGGCCTGTTGCACGAGCAGGATCAAGGCAAGACCGAAGAGATCGCCTACACCCCCGCCAAGACCACCGCCAGTGTCGTCAACGACACCGACATCAACGGATTGGCGGCGGCGGTCTCGGATGTGTTGAGTTCCAAAGGTTTCAGCACCGGCCCCGTGGGCAACAACGACGGCGGTCACGTGAAGGCCAGCCAGGTGCGAGCCAACAAGCCCGACGACATGGGGGCGCAGCAGATCTCCAAGGAACTGGGCGGATTGCCGGTCGTTCCGGATGCGTCGCTGGCGCCGGGATCGGTGCGGGTGGTGCTCGCCAACGACTACACCGGTCCCGGGTCGGGTCTGTCCGGCTCGACCACCGCACCGGCCCGAGTGACGGACCAGTCGGCCACCGACCCGAATGTGCCACCGCCGTCGCCAATCTTGACCGCCGGTAGCGACAAGCCGGAGTGCATCAACTGA
- the manB gene encoding mannose-1-phosphate guanylyltransferase, translating into MALSSVDAVILVGGKGTRLRPLTLSAPKPMLPTAGVPFLTHMLSRIAATGVQHVILSTSYKAAVFEAEFGDGSQLGLEIDYVTEEEPLGTGGGIANIADRLRHDTAMVFNGDVLSGADLSALVESHRTHEADVTLHLVRVGDPRAFGCVPTDEKNRVLAFLEKTEDPPTDQINAGTYVFERKIIERIPRGRPVSVEREVFPSLLSDPDVKICGYVDASYWRDMGTPDDFVRGSSDLVRGIVTSPALGGHHGERLVHEGAAVSPGAVLIGGTVVGRGAEIGPGVRLDGAVIFDGVKIEAGSVIERSIVGFGARIGPRALIRDGVIGDGADIGARCELLRGARVWPGVAIPDGGIRYSSDV; encoded by the coding sequence ATGGCACTCTCCTCGGTCGATGCGGTGATCCTGGTCGGCGGCAAAGGCACCCGATTGCGGCCGCTGACCCTGTCCGCGCCCAAGCCGATGCTGCCCACCGCGGGGGTTCCATTTCTCACGCACATGCTGTCGCGGATCGCCGCGACCGGTGTCCAACACGTCATCTTGAGCACCTCCTACAAGGCTGCGGTGTTCGAAGCGGAATTCGGTGACGGGTCGCAACTGGGCCTGGAAATCGACTACGTCACCGAAGAGGAGCCGCTGGGCACCGGCGGCGGTATCGCCAACATCGCCGACAGGCTGCGGCACGACACCGCGATGGTGTTCAACGGCGATGTGCTTTCCGGCGCCGACCTTTCCGCGCTGGTCGAGTCGCACCGGACCCACGAGGCCGACGTCACGTTGCACCTGGTGCGTGTCGGTGACCCGCGCGCGTTCGGTTGCGTACCCACCGACGAGAAGAATCGCGTGCTGGCCTTTCTGGAGAAGACCGAGGATCCGCCGACCGATCAAATCAACGCGGGCACCTACGTTTTCGAGCGCAAAATCATCGAGCGGATCCCGCGGGGCCGGCCGGTCTCGGTGGAACGCGAGGTATTCCCGTCGCTGCTCTCCGACCCCGACGTCAAGATATGCGGCTACGTCGATGCCAGCTATTGGCGGGACATGGGCACCCCCGACGACTTCGTCCGCGGCTCCTCGGACCTGGTGCGCGGTATCGTCACCTCCCCGGCCCTGGGCGGTCATCATGGCGAGAGATTGGTGCACGAGGGTGCGGCGGTGTCGCCCGGCGCAGTGTTGATCGGCGGCACCGTCGTCGGGCGCGGCGCCGAGATCGGGCCCGGGGTGCGATTAGACGGCGCGGTGATCTTCGACGGCGTCAAGATCGAGGCCGGCAGCGTGATCGAGCGCTCGATCGTCGGCTTCGGTGCCCGCATCGGTCCACGCGCGCTGATCCGCGACGGGGTCATCGGCGACGGCGCCGACATCGGTGCCCGCTGCGAGCTGCTGCGTGGAGCCCGGGTGTGGCCGGGCGTCGCCATTCCCGACGGCGGGATCCGCTACTCGAGCGACGTCTAG
- a CDS encoding TIGR03089 family protein — protein sequence MHQLSTLSEAILDPMLRADPVGPRITYYDDATGERIELSAVTLANWAAKTGNLLRDELGAGPGSRVAILLPAHWQTAAVLFGVWWIGAEAVLTGPADLALCTAERLDEADAAVAPGGEVAVLSLDPFGRPAPDLPIGVTDYATAVRVHGDHIIAERRPGPALAGRSVEEVLADCESSAAARGLTAEDRVLCSASWTEPGELIEGLLAIMAVGASLVQVANPDPAMLARRVETEKVTRVLE from the coding sequence GTGCATCAACTGAGCACGCTGTCCGAAGCGATCCTCGATCCGATGCTGCGGGCCGATCCGGTGGGCCCGCGCATCACCTACTACGACGATGCCACCGGCGAGCGCATCGAACTGTCCGCGGTAACCCTGGCCAACTGGGCCGCAAAAACCGGCAACCTGTTGCGCGACGAGCTGGGCGCGGGACCGGGCAGCCGAGTCGCGATCCTGCTACCCGCACACTGGCAGACCGCCGCGGTCTTGTTCGGGGTGTGGTGGATCGGCGCCGAGGCGGTCCTGACCGGGCCGGCCGACCTGGCGCTGTGCACCGCCGAGCGGCTGGACGAGGCCGACGCGGCGGTCGCACCGGGTGGTGAGGTCGCGGTGCTGTCGCTGGATCCGTTCGGGCGCCCCGCACCCGACCTGCCGATCGGCGTCACCGACTACGCCACCGCGGTGCGGGTGCATGGCGACCACATCATCGCCGAGCGCCGCCCTGGCCCGGCGCTGGCCGGGCGCTCGGTCGAGGAAGTGCTGGCTGACTGCGAAAGCTCGGCGGCGGCACGGGGTTTGACGGCCGAAGATCGCGTGCTCTGCAGCGCGAGCTGGACAGAGCCCGGCGAATTAATCGAGGGGCTGCTGGCGATCATGGCGGTCGGGGCCTCGTTGGTGCAGGTCGCCAACCCCGATCCGGCCATGCTGGCGCGCCGGGTGGAGACCGAGAAGGTCACCCGCGTCCTCGAATAA
- the rfbD gene encoding dTDP-4-dehydrorhamnose reductase gives MSGRIVITGAGGQLGGCLAARATEQGRNVLAQTSAQWDITDPEAAEAIVKPGDVIVNCAAYTNVDGAESDAARAYAVNEAAPGHIARACARVGARLVHVSTDFVFAGDFGGAEPRPYEPSDETSPRGVYACSKRAGEVAALTALPDAAHCAVVRAAWVYTGGDGNDFVAVMRRLAAGDGPIKVVDDQVGSPTYVADLAAALLQIVDDDVPGPILHAANEGVVSRFELARAVFEECGGDPERVNPVSTAEFPRPAPRPTYSALSSRESAAAGMTPLRPWRPALVAALAASDGAVAAARRITSTRD, from the coding sequence ATGTCGGGCAGGATCGTCATCACCGGAGCCGGTGGGCAGCTGGGCGGTTGTCTGGCCGCTCGAGCCACTGAACAAGGCCGCAATGTCCTGGCCCAGACGTCCGCGCAATGGGACATCACCGACCCGGAGGCTGCCGAGGCGATCGTGAAACCCGGCGACGTCATCGTCAATTGCGCCGCATACACCAATGTCGACGGCGCCGAAAGCGACGCAGCAAGGGCCTATGCGGTCAACGAGGCCGCCCCCGGACACATCGCCCGGGCCTGCGCGCGTGTCGGCGCCCGGCTCGTCCACGTCTCGACGGACTTCGTGTTCGCCGGTGACTTCGGCGGAGCCGAGCCTCGCCCGTACGAACCGAGCGACGAGACCTCACCGCGCGGGGTGTACGCATGCAGCAAGCGGGCCGGCGAGGTCGCCGCGCTGACGGCACTGCCGGACGCCGCCCACTGCGCCGTGGTCCGCGCCGCCTGGGTCTACACCGGCGGCGACGGGAACGACTTCGTCGCGGTGATGCGCAGGCTCGCGGCCGGAGACGGCCCGATCAAGGTCGTCGACGACCAGGTCGGCTCGCCGACCTACGTCGCCGACCTGGCGGCCGCATTGCTGCAGATCGTCGACGATGACGTGCCCGGCCCGATCCTGCACGCCGCCAACGAGGGCGTCGTTTCCCGATTCGAGCTGGCCCGGGCGGTGTTCGAGGAGTGCGGCGGCGACCCCGAACGGGTGAACCCGGTGAGCACCGCCGAGTTCCCGCGTCCGGCGCCACGCCCGACCTACTCCGCGCTGTCCAGCAGGGAGTCGGCGGCGGCAGGCATGACGCCGCTAAGGCCGTGGCGCCCCGCACTTGTCGCCGCACTCGCCGCGTCGGACGGCGCAGTCGCGGCCGCTCGACGGATAACCTCTACGCGTGACTGA
- a CDS encoding NUDIX domain-containing protein: MSIRDSAISMLTDWCAPDAAQDSLRHAVLAFVLARPDACRRDCAPGHVTASAIVLDHTGTQALLTLHRRLRRWVQLGGHCDDDDPDVVAAALREAVEESGVPDLRIEAELAAIHVHPVTCSLGVPTRHLDLQFVAHAPPGAQIAISAESEDLRWWPVDALPAGTDYALAQLVSQATRRA; this comes from the coding sequence ATGAGCATCCGCGACTCCGCGATCTCGATGCTCACCGACTGGTGCGCGCCCGACGCGGCCCAGGACTCGTTGCGTCATGCCGTGCTGGCCTTCGTGCTCGCTCGCCCTGATGCCTGCCGCCGCGACTGCGCACCCGGCCATGTCACCGCGTCGGCGATCGTGCTCGACCACACCGGCACTCAGGCGCTGCTGACGCTGCACCGCCGGCTACGCCGCTGGGTGCAGCTCGGCGGCCACTGCGATGACGACGATCCTGACGTCGTGGCCGCGGCGCTCCGCGAGGCCGTCGAAGAATCCGGTGTCCCCGATCTGCGAATCGAGGCTGAACTGGCGGCAATTCACGTCCACCCGGTCACCTGCTCGCTGGGGGTTCCGACCAGGCACCTGGATCTGCAATTCGTCGCCCACGCACCGCCGGGCGCACAGATCGCGATCAGTGCGGAGTCCGAAGACTTACGTTGGTGGCCGGTCGACGCCCTGCCGGCGGGCACGGATTATGCGCTTGCCCAGCTGGTCTCGCAGGCCACCCGTCGAGCGTGA
- a CDS encoding glycosyltransferase family 2 protein encodes MTDVLPVVTVTYSPGHHLERFLASLSHATGRPVSVLLADNGSTDGTPQAAVERYPNVRLFDTGANLGYGTAVNRAIEHLSERGEIDDWVLVANPDVQWGPDSIDALLDAANRWPQAGALGPLIRDPDGSVYPSARHLPSLIRGGMHAVVGPFWKTNPWTAAYRQERLEPSERPVGWLSGSCLLLRRSAFGQIGGFDERYFMYMEDVDLGDRLGKAGWLNIYVPSAEVLHHKGHSTGHDPGSHLAAHHRSTYIFLADRHTGWWLAPLRWTLRASLALRSRLMVRSSRRQRAGKPAEGRR; translated from the coding sequence GTGACTGACGTCCTGCCGGTCGTGACGGTGACCTACTCGCCGGGCCACCACCTCGAACGTTTTCTCGCGTCGTTGTCGCACGCCACCGGGCGTCCGGTGAGCGTGTTGCTGGCCGACAACGGTTCCACGGACGGCACCCCGCAAGCGGCGGTGGAACGCTACCCGAACGTGCGGTTGTTCGACACCGGCGCCAACCTCGGTTACGGAACGGCGGTCAATCGCGCGATCGAGCACCTGTCCGAGCGGGGAGAAATCGATGACTGGGTGTTGGTGGCCAACCCGGATGTGCAGTGGGGTCCGGACAGCATCGACGCCCTGCTGGACGCGGCGAACCGGTGGCCGCAGGCCGGCGCGCTGGGGCCGCTGATTCGGGATCCCGACGGATCCGTCTACCCGTCGGCGCGCCACTTGCCCAGTCTGATCCGCGGCGGCATGCACGCCGTGGTCGGACCGTTCTGGAAGACCAATCCCTGGACGGCGGCCTACCGCCAGGAGCGGCTGGAGCCCAGCGAGCGCCCGGTGGGCTGGCTTTCCGGATCGTGCCTGCTGCTGCGCCGCTCGGCGTTCGGCCAGATCGGCGGATTCGATGAGCGCTACTTCATGTACATGGAGGACGTCGACCTCGGCGACCGGCTCGGCAAGGCCGGCTGGCTCAACATCTACGTACCCTCAGCCGAAGTGCTGCACCACAAGGGGCACTCCACCGGACACGACCCGGGGAGTCATCTGGCCGCACACCACCGCAGTACCTATATCTTTCTGGCCGACCGGCACACCGGTTGGTGGCTGGCCCCGCTGCGCTGGACGTTGCGGGCATCGCTGGCGTTGCGCTCCCGGCTGATGGTGCGTAGCTCGCGTCGGCAGCGGGCCGGGAAACCGGCAGAAGGGCGGCGCTGA
- a CDS encoding Eco57I restriction-modification methylase domain-containing protein: MKRFAGKAAASADKVRGGYYTPVPVARFLARWVLQAGPRVLEPSCGDGRILRELAALSDRVRGVELLAGEAAKSRVFAAVDTANLFQWLADDDAGWDGVAGNPPYIRFGNWPAAQRDSALELLRQEGLRPSRLTNAWVPFVVASTVSVRDGGRVGLVLPAELLQVGYAAQLREFLLSRYREITLITFRDLVFDGILQEVVLFCGVAGAGPARIRTIHLPDADALADAQLDVASAPALLHEQEKWTKYFLGPPAIELLRTLKRSDALTRLGTIADVDVGIVTGRNSFFTFTDAQANALGLRPHCVPLVSRSNQLSGLIYDSDCRATDVASGHRTWLLDAPDHPTDAALAAHIDDGEIAGVHRGYKCSIRTPWWRTPSMWVPDLFLLRQIHLAPRLTVNAAAATSTDTVHRVRVDHSVDPSALAAVFHNSATFAFAEIVGRSYGGGILELEPREAEQLPIPPPARAGADLVADVDQLLKANEIEKALDVVDRRVLIDGLGWSPDTVSQCRAAWHTLRDRRARRGAR, translated from the coding sequence GTGAAGAGGTTCGCGGGCAAGGCGGCCGCCTCGGCCGACAAGGTCCGCGGTGGCTACTACACGCCCGTGCCGGTGGCGCGATTCCTGGCACGCTGGGTGCTGCAGGCCGGACCACGCGTCCTCGAGCCGTCCTGCGGCGACGGACGCATCCTGCGTGAGCTGGCCGCGCTGAGCGACCGGGTGCGGGGGGTGGAACTGCTGGCCGGGGAGGCCGCGAAGTCGCGAGTGTTCGCCGCGGTGGACACTGCGAACCTGTTTCAATGGCTGGCCGACGACGACGCCGGCTGGGACGGGGTCGCCGGCAATCCACCCTACATACGGTTTGGGAATTGGCCAGCCGCGCAACGTGATTCGGCCCTGGAACTGCTGCGTCAGGAGGGACTGCGGCCGAGCCGGTTGACCAACGCCTGGGTACCCTTCGTGGTGGCCAGCACGGTGTCGGTCCGCGACGGTGGACGGGTGGGTCTGGTACTGCCTGCCGAATTACTGCAAGTCGGTTACGCCGCACAATTGCGCGAATTTCTGCTCAGCCGGTACCGCGAAATCACTCTGATCACATTTCGGGACCTGGTGTTCGACGGCATTCTGCAGGAAGTCGTGTTGTTCTGCGGGGTGGCCGGCGCGGGGCCGGCGCGGATTCGCACGATCCATCTCCCCGACGCCGATGCGCTTGCCGACGCGCAGCTGGACGTGGCGTCCGCGCCCGCACTGCTGCACGAGCAGGAGAAGTGGACCAAGTACTTTCTGGGCCCGCCCGCGATCGAACTGCTGCGTACGCTGAAGCGCTCCGACGCCCTGACCCGGCTCGGGACGATTGCCGATGTCGACGTCGGAATCGTGACCGGCCGTAACAGCTTCTTCACCTTCACCGATGCACAGGCCAACGCGTTGGGGCTGCGGCCGCACTGCGTTCCCCTGGTGTCGCGCAGTAATCAACTGTCCGGCCTGATCTACGACAGCGATTGCCGTGCAACCGATGTCGCGTCCGGGCACCGGACCTGGCTGCTGGACGCCCCGGACCACCCGACTGATGCCGCGCTGGCCGCCCACATCGACGACGGCGAGATAGCGGGCGTGCACCGCGGCTACAAATGCTCGATCCGCACGCCGTGGTGGCGCACCCCGTCGATGTGGGTCCCGGACCTGTTCCTGCTCCGCCAAATCCACCTGGCCCCCCGGTTGACCGTCAACGCCGCGGCGGCGACTAGCACCGACACCGTGCATCGGGTGCGGGTCGACCACAGCGTGGACCCGTCCGCCCTGGCCGCGGTGTTTCACAACAGCGCGACGTTCGCGTTCGCCGAGATCGTGGGCCGCAGTTATGGTGGGGGCATCTTGGAACTGGAGCCGCGGGAAGCCGAGCAGCTGCCCATTCCCCCGCCGGCCCGGGCGGGCGCCGACCTGGTCGCGGATGTCGACCAGCTGTTGAAGGCCAACGAGATCGAGAAGGCGCTCGACGTCGTCGACCGTCGCGTCTTGATCGACGGGCTGGGCTGGTCGCCGGACACCGTGTCGCAGTGTCGGGCGGCGTGGCACACGTTGCGCGATCGCCGGGCCCGGCGCGGTGCCCGATGA